The following are from one region of the Isoalcanivorax indicus genome:
- a CDS encoding NAD(P)-dependent oxidoreductase, which yields MSERIAFIGLGVMGYPMAGHLQQAGHTVCVYNRTAAKADKWVAEHGGLSAPTPAEAARDATLVMTCVGNDDDLQSVLLGDDGVLAGMAPGALLIDHTTASANVARLLASRARERDCDMIDAPVSGGQQGAEQGTLTIMCGGRGDSFERARPVLEHYARAVTLMGENGAGQLTKMVNQICVAGVVQGLAEGMAFAENAGLDLQRVIDVISQGAASSWQMLNRHGTMIRDEYEHGFAVDWMRKDLDICLNEATTNGSELPLTQLVNRFYAELQEMGGGRWDTSSLFKRLQARRVRH from the coding sequence ATGAGTGAACGCATTGCCTTTATCGGTCTCGGTGTCATGGGTTACCCCATGGCCGGGCATCTGCAACAGGCAGGGCATACCGTCTGCGTCTATAACCGCACCGCGGCCAAAGCCGACAAGTGGGTCGCCGAACATGGCGGCCTGAGTGCCCCGACCCCTGCCGAGGCGGCGCGGGACGCCACGCTGGTGATGACCTGCGTCGGCAATGATGACGACCTGCAAAGCGTCCTGCTGGGAGACGATGGCGTGCTGGCGGGCATGGCACCCGGCGCCCTGCTGATCGACCACACCACCGCTTCGGCCAATGTGGCCCGTCTGCTGGCCAGCCGCGCCCGCGAGCGGGACTGCGACATGATTGATGCGCCGGTCTCCGGCGGCCAGCAGGGCGCTGAACAAGGCACCCTGACCATTATGTGCGGTGGCCGGGGCGACAGCTTCGAGCGCGCCCGCCCGGTACTGGAACACTATGCCCGCGCCGTCACGCTGATGGGTGAGAACGGTGCCGGACAACTGACCAAGATGGTCAATCAGATCTGCGTCGCCGGGGTCGTGCAGGGCCTGGCGGAAGGCATGGCCTTCGCCGAAAACGCCGGGCTGGACCTGCAACGGGTGATCGACGTGATTTCCCAGGGCGCCGCCAGTTCATGGCAGATGCTGAACCGCCACGGCACCATGATCCGTGATGAATATGAACATGGCTTTGCCGTGGACTGGATGCGCAAGGATCTGGATATCTGCCTGAACGAAGCCACGACCAATGGCAGCGAACTGCCGCTGACCCAGCTGGTCAATCGCTTCTATGCCGAGTTGCAGGAAATGGGCGGCGGACGCTGGGACACCTCAAGCCTGTTCAAGCGTTTGCAGGCGCGCCGGGTCCGCCACTGA
- a CDS encoding succinate dehydrogenase iron-sulfur subunit, with protein sequence MKVSIYRYNPETDREPFMKDYEVDTQGKDVMVLDVLALVKEQDPSLTYRRSCREGVCGSDGMNINGKNGLACITPLSEVAPGVLEGRKPLVIRPLPGLPVIRDLAVDMTMFYNQYEKVKPYLINESPAPAIERRQSPEERAKLDGLYECILCACCSTSCPSFWWNPEKFLGPAALLQSYRFLADSRDQATGERLGNLDDPFSLFRCRGIMNCVSVCPKGLNPTRAIGHIRSMLLERAV encoded by the coding sequence ATGAAAGTCAGTATCTATCGTTACAATCCGGAGACCGACCGCGAGCCTTTCATGAAGGACTACGAGGTCGATACGCAGGGCAAGGATGTGATGGTGCTGGACGTGCTGGCACTGGTGAAGGAGCAGGACCCGTCTCTGACCTATCGCCGGTCCTGCCGCGAAGGCGTCTGTGGTTCCGACGGCATGAACATCAATGGCAAGAACGGGCTGGCCTGCATCACGCCGCTGTCCGAGGTGGCCCCTGGTGTGCTGGAGGGGCGCAAGCCTCTGGTGATTCGCCCGCTGCCCGGCTTGCCGGTGATTCGTGATCTGGCGGTGGACATGACCATGTTCTACAACCAGTACGAGAAGGTGAAGCCGTATCTGATCAACGAGTCTCCGGCGCCGGCGATCGAGCGGCGGCAGAGCCCGGAAGAGCGGGCCAAGCTCGATGGTCTGTACGAGTGCATCCTGTGCGCCTGCTGCTCCACCAGCTGCCCGTCGTTCTGGTGGAACCCGGAGAAGTTCCTGGGTCCGGCGGCCCTGCTGCAGTCCTACCGCTTCCTGGCGGACAGCCGCGATCAGGCCACCGGCGAGCGTCTGGGCAACCTGGACGATCCCTTCTCGCTGTTTCGCTGCCGCGGCATCATGAACTGCGTCAGCGTATGCCCGAAGGGGCTCAATCCGACCCGGGCCATCGGTCATATCCGCTCCATGCTCCTTGAGCGGGCGGTCTGA
- the gltA gene encoding citrate synthase: protein MTEKKAILKVDGREDIELSVYSPSLGQDVIDVGSLTAKQLFTFDPGFTSTASCESKITYIDGEAGKLLHRGYSIEELAGQSDYLEVCFLLLHGELPTAAQKDEFVSTIKNHTMVHEQLQFFYRGFRRDAHPMAVMCGVVGALSAFYHDSTDIKNPKHREITAMRLIAKMPTIAAMCYKYAVGQPFMYPRNDLTYSENFLHMMFGTPCEESKISPTLAKAMDRIFILHADHEQNASTSTVRLAGSSGANPFACIAAGISALWGPAHGGANEAVLNMLDEIGDVSNIDTYIAKAKDKSDPFKLMGFGHRVYKNYDPRANVMRESCHEVLSELGIQDPQLELAMKLEEIALSDPYFKEKKLFPNVDFYSGIILKAMGIPTSMFTVIFALSRTVGWIAHWNEMISNPYKIGRPRQLYTGATERSFVPADQRK, encoded by the coding sequence ATGACCGAGAAGAAAGCCATCCTCAAGGTGGACGGCCGTGAGGATATCGAGCTGTCGGTATACTCCCCGTCTCTGGGCCAGGACGTTATCGACGTCGGCTCGCTGACCGCCAAGCAATTGTTCACCTTCGATCCGGGCTTTACGTCCACCGCATCCTGCGAGTCCAAGATCACCTATATTGATGGTGAAGCGGGCAAGCTGCTGCATCGGGGTTACTCCATCGAGGAACTGGCCGGCCAGTCCGACTACCTCGAAGTCTGCTTCCTGCTGCTGCACGGTGAACTGCCGACTGCGGCACAGAAGGACGAATTTGTCAGCACCATCAAGAACCACACCATGGTGCATGAGCAACTGCAGTTCTTCTATCGCGGTTTCCGTCGTGACGCGCACCCCATGGCCGTCATGTGCGGTGTCGTCGGCGCCCTGTCCGCCTTCTATCACGACTCCACCGACATCAAGAACCCCAAGCATCGCGAGATCACGGCCATGCGCCTGATTGCCAAGATGCCGACGATTGCCGCCATGTGCTACAAGTACGCGGTAGGCCAGCCGTTCATGTACCCGCGCAACGACCTGACCTACTCGGAAAACTTCCTGCACATGATGTTCGGCACGCCGTGCGAGGAATCGAAGATCAGCCCGACCCTGGCCAAGGCCATGGACCGCATCTTCATCCTGCACGCCGACCACGAACAGAATGCCTCCACATCGACCGTTCGCCTGGCCGGTTCTTCCGGTGCCAACCCGTTCGCCTGTATTGCTGCCGGCATCTCGGCCCTGTGGGGGCCGGCACACGGCGGCGCCAACGAAGCAGTGCTGAACATGCTGGACGAGATTGGCGACGTGTCGAACATCGACACCTACATCGCCAAGGCGAAGGACAAGAGCGATCCGTTCAAGCTGATGGGCTTTGGTCACCGGGTCTACAAGAACTACGACCCGCGCGCCAACGTGATGCGCGAATCCTGCCACGAAGTGCTCAGCGAGCTGGGCATCCAGGATCCGCAGCTGGAACTGGCCATGAAGCTGGAAGAGATCGCCCTGAGCGACCCCTACTTCAAGGAGAAGAAGCTGTTCCCGAACGTGGATTTCTACTCGGGCATCATCCTCAAGGCGATGGGCATCCCGACCTCCATGTTCACCGTGATCTTCGCCCTGTCCCGCACCGTGGGCTGGATCGCCCACTGGAACGAGATGATCTCCAACCCCTACAAGATCGGCCGCCCGCGCCAGCTCTACACCGGCGCCACGGAACGCTCTTTCGTACCGGCAGACCAGCGCAAGTAA
- the sdhA gene encoding succinate dehydrogenase flavoprotein subunit, translated as MSIRTVTFDAVIVGGGGAGMRASLQLAQSGFKTALISKVFPTRSHTVSAQGGITCAIASSDPNDDWRWHMYDTVKGSDYIGDQDAIEYMCSVGPETVFELEHMGLPFSRTEEGRIYQRPFGGQSKNYGEGGQAARTCAAADRTGHALLHTLYQQNVKHNTQFYSEWLATDLVKNAKGQVCGVIALCIETGEVVFFKSKATVFATGGAGRIYASTTNALINTGDGMGMALRAGVPAQDMEMWQFHPTGIAGAGTLVTEGCRGEGGYLVNKDGERFMERYAPNAKDLAGRDVVARSMMMEILDGRGCGPNGDHVFLKLDHLGEEVLHSRLPGICELSKTFAHADPVKEPIPVVPTCHYMMGGIPANIHGQALRLSEGSQGDDQIIDGLFAVGEVACVSVHGANRLGGNSLLDLVVFGRSAGLYIEDALRQGMEQAEPSSDDIDAALSRQRRWNESTSGEAVMALRAELQKTMQNHFGVFRKGDLMAEGVKKLADLRERIANAHLEDKSNAFNTARVEALELDNLLEVAEATAIAAEGRTESRGAHSRYDFPDRDDENWLCHSIYDPAGKQLGKRAVNFAPKTVETFQPKVRTY; from the coding sequence ATGTCGATCAGAACCGTTACCTTTGATGCCGTTATTGTCGGCGGCGGCGGCGCGGGCATGCGTGCCTCGCTGCAACTGGCGCAGTCGGGTTTCAAGACTGCCCTGATTTCCAAAGTATTCCCGACCCGTTCGCATACCGTGTCGGCCCAGGGCGGCATTACCTGCGCCATTGCCAGTTCCGACCCGAATGACGACTGGCGCTGGCATATGTATGACACCGTCAAGGGCTCCGACTATATCGGTGACCAGGACGCCATCGAGTACATGTGCTCCGTGGGTCCGGAAACCGTGTTCGAACTCGAGCACATGGGTCTGCCGTTCTCGCGCACCGAGGAAGGCCGTATCTACCAGCGCCCGTTCGGGGGTCAGTCCAAGAATTACGGTGAGGGTGGCCAGGCGGCCCGTACCTGTGCCGCCGCAGACCGTACCGGTCACGCGCTGCTGCACACCCTGTATCAGCAGAACGTCAAGCACAATACCCAGTTCTACAGCGAGTGGCTGGCCACCGATCTGGTGAAGAACGCGAAGGGTCAGGTGTGTGGCGTCATTGCCCTGTGCATCGAAACCGGCGAAGTGGTGTTCTTCAAGTCGAAGGCAACGGTATTCGCCACCGGCGGTGCCGGGCGTATCTATGCCTCGACCACCAACGCCCTGATCAACACCGGCGACGGTATGGGGATGGCCCTGCGTGCCGGCGTACCGGCCCAGGACATGGAAATGTGGCAGTTCCACCCGACCGGCATCGCCGGTGCAGGCACCCTGGTCACCGAAGGGTGCCGTGGTGAAGGGGGCTACCTGGTCAACAAGGACGGCGAGCGCTTCATGGAGCGTTACGCCCCCAACGCCAAGGATCTTGCTGGCCGCGACGTGGTGGCCCGCTCCATGATGATGGAGATCCTGGACGGTCGCGGTTGTGGCCCGAATGGCGATCACGTGTTCCTGAAGCTGGATCACCTGGGTGAAGAAGTGCTGCACAGCCGCTTGCCGGGGATCTGTGAGCTGTCCAAGACCTTTGCCCATGCCGACCCGGTGAAGGAGCCGATTCCGGTGGTGCCCACCTGCCATTACATGATGGGTGGCATTCCGGCCAACATCCACGGTCAGGCACTCCGCCTGTCGGAAGGCAGCCAGGGCGACGACCAGATCATTGACGGCCTGTTTGCCGTGGGTGAAGTCGCCTGTGTGTCCGTACACGGCGCCAACCGCCTGGGCGGCAACTCGCTGCTCGACCTGGTGGTATTCGGCCGCTCTGCGGGCCTGTATATCGAAGACGCGCTGCGCCAGGGCATGGAGCAGGCGGAGCCGTCGTCCGACGATATCGATGCGGCCCTGTCCCGCCAGCGTCGCTGGAATGAAAGCACCAGCGGTGAGGCTGTCATGGCCCTGCGCGCCGAGTTGCAGAAGACCATGCAGAACCACTTCGGTGTGTTCCGCAAAGGGGATCTGATGGCAGAAGGCGTGAAGAAGCTTGCTGACCTGCGGGAGCGCATTGCCAATGCGCACCTCGAGGACAAGAGCAATGCCTTCAACACGGCCCGGGTGGAAGCGCTGGAGCTGGACAACCTGCTTGAGGTGGCTGAAGCGACTGCCATTGCTGCAGAAGGGCGTACCGAGAGCCGTGGCGCGCATTCACGTTACGATTTCCCGGATCGTGACGATGAGAACTGGCTGTGCCACTCCATCTATGACCCTGCGGGCAAGCAGCTCGGCAAGCGTGCCGTGAACTTTGCGCCCAAGACTGTCGAGACCTTCCAGCCGAAGGTTCGGACTTACTAA
- the sdhD gene encoding succinate dehydrogenase, hydrophobic membrane anchor protein — protein MVTSVTSFGRNGLSDWLVQRASAVLLALYTIGLIGYLVCNPGLEFEAWKALMTSTPMLIINTLVVLAIAAHAWIGLWIVTTDYLTRTQLGGAATGVRLLVQSLVVLVLLVYVLWGLLMIWGGA, from the coding sequence ATGGTAACCAGCGTCACGAGTTTTGGCCGTAACGGCCTGTCCGACTGGCTGGTGCAGCGCGCGAGCGCGGTGCTGCTGGCACTCTACACGATTGGCCTGATCGGCTATCTGGTCTGCAACCCCGGTCTGGAGTTCGAGGCGTGGAAGGCGCTGATGACGTCCACGCCGATGCTGATCATCAACACCCTGGTGGTGCTGGCCATTGCCGCGCACGCCTGGATCGGTCTGTGGATTGTCACCACCGACTATCTTACCCGCACCCAGCTTGGCGGTGCGGCCACCGGTGTGCGTTTGCTGGTGCAGTCGCTGGTAGTACTGGTGCTCCTGGTCTATGTGCTCTGGGGCCTGCTGATGATCTGGGGAGGCGCGTAA
- the sdhC gene encoding succinate dehydrogenase, cytochrome b556 subunit — MNDKRPVNLDLTTIKFPVSALASITHRIAGIALFVALPILLWMLDRSLASPESFAELKDLLASPLAKLVVWGILAALIYHLAAGIKHLIMDMGIGETLEGGRRGAFTVIAVSVVLILLAGVWVW; from the coding sequence GTGAACGACAAGCGACCTGTAAATCTGGATCTCACCACCATCAAGTTCCCGGTCAGCGCCCTGGCTTCCATTACCCACCGTATTGCCGGTATTGCCCTGTTTGTGGCATTGCCGATCCTGCTGTGGATGCTGGATCGCTCTCTGGCGTCTCCGGAAAGCTTTGCTGAACTCAAGGACCTGCTCGCCTCACCGCTCGCCAAGCTGGTGGTCTGGGGCATTCTTGCCGCACTCATCTATCACCTGGCGGCAGGTATCAAACACCTGATCATGGACATGGGGATCGGTGAAACCCTGGAGGGCGGCCGTCGCGGCGCTTTCACGGTTATCGCTGTATCTGTAGTACTGATTCTGCTGGCGGGAGTCTGGGTATGGTAA
- a CDS encoding 2-oxoglutarate dehydrogenase E1 component, translating to MQDSSMQHQWATSHIGGSNAAYVDELYESYLTDPNSVPEDWRAYFEKLPSVEGNVESDLPHGAVREYFLLQAKNRSRVQKFGAGAVSTEHERRQVRVLHLIAAYRNRGHQVANLDPLGLMEREVVPDLDLAHHGLSQADLDTVFQTGNLFIGKPEATLREIVDCLRGTYCSTVGAEYMHIVNTAEKRWLQQRMESVRSHPQYSDEVRKHIFERLTAAEGLEKYLGSRYPGTKRFGLEGGESLIPLVDEVIQRAGSYGVKEIVIGMAHRGRLNVLVNTLGKSPADLFGEFEGKTFNEKGSGDVKYHQGFSSNVQTPGGEVHLAMAFNPSHLEIVSPVVEGSVRARQERRDDDEGDQVVPLLLHGDAAFAGQGVVMETFQMSQTRGFKTGGTVHVIINNQVGFTTSRREDARSTEYCTDVAKMVQAPIFHVNGDDPEAVFFVTQVAMDYRMQFKKDVVIDLICYRRLGHNEADEPSATQPLMYKKIKSHPTTRTLYAERLISASVVSEGESSSMAEDYRNTLDQGNHVVKSLVREPNKALFVDWSPYIGHDVVDDWDTGFKLKKMQSLATQLETMPEGFVAQRQVKKILEDRRKMTAGALPINWGYAETLAYATLIDQGFPVRLTGQDCGRGTFSHRHAVLHNQKNGEPYVPLQHLYKEQPPFEIYDSLLSEEAVLAFEYGYSTTAPKSLVIWEAQFGDFANGAQVVIDQFISSGEAKWARVCGLTLLLPHGYEGQGPEHSSARLERFLQLCAEHNMQVCMPTTPAQIFHLLRRQAIRPLRKPLVVMSPKSLLRHKRAISTLDELAGGRFQTVLPEVEALDPAKVTRLVLCSGKVYFDLLEKREAEGLTDTAIVRIEQLYPFPEDRLYEVIEQYSKLKHVVWCQEEPMNQGAWYCSQHHMRNVVARLNPKLNLQYAGRDSAAAPAAGLMSQHVAQQQKLVQDAFGLE from the coding sequence ATGCAAGACAGTTCCATGCAGCACCAGTGGGCCACCTCCCACATCGGGGGCAGCAACGCCGCCTATGTTGATGAACTGTACGAATCCTATCTGACTGATCCCAATTCCGTGCCGGAAGACTGGCGCGCCTACTTCGAAAAGCTCCCCAGCGTCGAAGGCAACGTGGAATCCGATCTGCCCCACGGCGCCGTACGCGAATACTTCCTGTTGCAGGCCAAGAACCGCTCCCGGGTGCAGAAGTTCGGTGCCGGTGCCGTGAGCACCGAGCACGAGCGACGCCAGGTGCGGGTGCTGCACCTGATTGCGGCCTACCGCAACCGGGGGCACCAGGTGGCCAACCTGGATCCGCTGGGCCTGATGGAGCGTGAAGTAGTGCCGGATCTGGACCTGGCCCATCACGGCCTGAGTCAGGCAGACCTGGATACCGTATTCCAGACCGGCAACCTGTTTATCGGCAAGCCGGAAGCCACCCTGCGCGAGATCGTTGACTGCCTGCGCGGCACCTACTGTTCCACGGTAGGCGCCGAGTACATGCATATCGTCAACACCGCCGAGAAGCGCTGGCTGCAGCAGCGCATGGAGAGTGTGCGCAGCCACCCGCAGTACAGCGACGAGGTGCGCAAGCATATCTTCGAGCGCCTGACCGCTGCAGAAGGGCTGGAGAAGTACCTGGGCAGCCGCTATCCCGGCACCAAGCGCTTCGGCCTGGAGGGCGGTGAATCCCTGATTCCGCTGGTGGACGAAGTGATCCAGCGCGCTGGCAGCTATGGCGTCAAGGAAATCGTCATCGGCATGGCCCACCGTGGCCGCCTCAACGTACTGGTCAATACCCTGGGCAAGAGCCCGGCGGACCTGTTCGGTGAATTCGAGGGCAAGACCTTCAACGAGAAGGGCTCGGGTGATGTGAAGTACCACCAGGGCTTCTCGTCCAACGTGCAGACGCCTGGCGGCGAAGTGCACCTGGCCATGGCCTTCAACCCGTCACACCTGGAAATCGTCTCGCCTGTGGTAGAGGGCTCGGTGCGGGCTCGCCAGGAGCGTCGTGATGACGATGAAGGCGACCAGGTGGTGCCGCTGTTGCTGCACGGTGATGCCGCTTTCGCGGGGCAGGGCGTGGTCATGGAAACCTTCCAGATGTCCCAGACCCGCGGCTTCAAGACCGGCGGTACGGTGCATGTGATCATCAACAACCAGGTCGGCTTTACCACCAGCCGCCGTGAAGATGCGCGTTCCACCGAATATTGCACCGACGTGGCGAAGATGGTGCAGGCCCCGATTTTCCATGTGAACGGCGATGACCCGGAAGCGGTGTTTTTCGTCACCCAGGTGGCGATGGATTACCGCATGCAGTTCAAGAAGGATGTGGTCATCGACCTGATCTGCTATCGCCGTCTGGGGCACAATGAAGCGGATGAACCGTCCGCCACCCAGCCGCTGATGTACAAGAAGATCAAGTCGCATCCGACCACGCGTACCCTGTATGCCGAGCGTCTGATCAGCGCCTCGGTGGTGTCCGAAGGCGAAAGCAGCAGCATGGCCGAGGATTACCGCAATACCCTGGATCAGGGGAATCACGTGGTGAAGTCCCTGGTGCGTGAGCCGAACAAGGCGCTGTTCGTGGACTGGTCGCCGTATATCGGTCACGACGTGGTGGACGACTGGGATACCGGCTTCAAGCTCAAGAAGATGCAGAGCCTGGCGACGCAGCTGGAAACCATGCCGGAAGGCTTCGTGGCCCAGCGTCAGGTGAAGAAGATTCTGGAAGACCGCCGCAAGATGACCGCCGGTGCCTTGCCGATCAACTGGGGCTACGCCGAGACGCTGGCCTACGCCACGCTGATCGATCAGGGCTTCCCGGTGCGGCTGACCGGCCAGGATTGCGGTCGTGGTACCTTCTCGCACCGTCACGCCGTGCTGCACAACCAGAAGAACGGCGAGCCCTATGTGCCTTTGCAGCATCTCTACAAGGAGCAGCCGCCGTTCGAGATTTACGACTCGCTGCTGTCTGAAGAAGCGGTGCTGGCGTTCGAGTACGGCTACTCCACCACGGCGCCCAAGTCGCTGGTGATCTGGGAAGCCCAGTTCGGTGACTTTGCCAACGGCGCCCAGGTGGTGATCGACCAGTTCATCTCCTCCGGTGAAGCCAAGTGGGCCCGTGTCTGTGGCCTGACCCTGCTGCTGCCGCACGGTTATGAAGGGCAGGGCCCGGAGCATTCGTCTGCGCGTCTGGAGCGCTTCCTGCAGCTGTGCGCCGAGCACAACATGCAGGTCTGCATGCCGACCACGCCGGCGCAGATTTTCCATCTGCTGCGCCGCCAGGCGATCCGTCCGTTGCGCAAGCCGCTGGTAGTGATGAGCCCGAAAAGCCTGCTGCGTCACAAGCGCGCCATTTCCACGCTGGACGAACTCGCCGGTGGCCGCTTCCAGACCGTATTGCCTGAAGTGGAAGCGCTCGATCCGGCAAAAGTGACGCGTCTGGTCCTGTGCAGCGGCAAGGTGTATTTCGACTTGCTGGAAAAACGGGAAGCCGAGGGGCTGACCGACACCGCCATTGTCCGTATCGAGCAGCTGTACCCGTTCCCGGAGGACCGCTTGTACGAGGTGATCGAGCAGTACAGCAAGCTCAAGCATGTGGTGTGGTGCCAGGAAGAGCCGATGAATCAGGGCGCCTGGTATTGCAGCCAGCACCATATGCGCAATGTGGTTGCACGACTGAATCCGAAGCTGAATCTGCAATACGCTGGCCGCGATTCCGCCGCCGCGCCTGCGGCCGGGCTGATGTCCCAGCATGTAGCGCAGCAGCAGAAGCTGGTGCAGGACGCTTTCGGGCTTGAGTAA
- a CDS encoding S-(hydroxymethyl)glutathione dehydrogenase/class III alcohol dehydrogenase, with product MKSRAAIALEAGKPLQLAEIDVQGPKAGEVLVQIKATSVCHTDAYTLSGDDPEGVFPSVLGHEGAGIVQEVGQGVTSLKPGDHVIPLYTAECRQCKFCLSGKTNLCQAVRATQGQGLMPDGTSRFSLEGKTLHHYMGCSTFSEYTVLPEISLAKVSPEAPLDKICLLGCGVTTGIGAVLNTAKVEAGSTVAVFGLGAIGLAVIQGAQMAQAARIIAIDMNPAKFELARQFGATDFVNPKDYSDPIQQVIVDMTDGGVDYSFECIGNVNVMRSALECCHKGWGESVIIGVAGAGQEISTRPFQLVTGRVWRGSAFGGVKGRSELPGYVDRYMNGELKIDEFVTHDMPFDQINEAFDLLHAGKSIRTVLHY from the coding sequence ATGAAATCCCGTGCTGCCATTGCGCTGGAAGCGGGCAAGCCGCTTCAACTTGCAGAGATTGACGTTCAGGGGCCGAAAGCCGGCGAAGTGCTGGTGCAGATCAAGGCCACCAGCGTCTGTCATACCGATGCCTATACTCTGTCTGGCGATGACCCGGAAGGCGTCTTTCCGTCGGTGCTGGGGCACGAAGGCGCCGGTATCGTTCAGGAAGTAGGGCAGGGCGTGACCAGCCTCAAGCCTGGCGATCATGTGATCCCGCTGTATACGGCAGAGTGCCGCCAGTGCAAGTTCTGCCTGTCCGGCAAGACCAATCTGTGCCAGGCGGTGCGGGCGACCCAGGGGCAGGGGTTGATGCCGGACGGGACCTCGCGCTTCTCACTGGAAGGCAAGACGCTACACCATTACATGGGCTGTTCCACCTTCAGTGAATATACCGTGCTGCCGGAAATTTCCCTGGCCAAGGTGTCGCCGGAGGCGCCGCTGGACAAGATCTGTCTGCTCGGCTGTGGTGTCACCACCGGGATCGGCGCCGTGTTGAATACCGCGAAAGTGGAAGCGGGCTCGACCGTGGCGGTGTTCGGTCTGGGCGCGATTGGTCTGGCGGTGATCCAGGGGGCGCAGATGGCGCAGGCGGCGCGTATCATCGCCATCGATATGAATCCCGCCAAGTTCGAGCTGGCGCGTCAGTTCGGTGCCACCGATTTCGTCAATCCGAAGGATTACAGCGATCCGATCCAGCAGGTGATCGTCGACATGACCGATGGCGGGGTGGATTACTCGTTCGAATGCATTGGTAACGTCAACGTGATGCGTTCGGCGCTGGAGTGCTGCCACAAGGGCTGGGGCGAGTCAGTGATTATTGGTGTGGCCGGAGCGGGGCAGGAAATTTCCACGCGCCCGTTCCAGCTGGTCACCGGGCGTGTCTGGCGCGGCTCCGCGTTCGGCGGTGTGAAAGGGCGCAGCGAGTTGCCGGGTTATGTGGATCGCTACATGAACGGCGAGTTGAAGATCGACGAATTCGTGACCCACGACATGCCGTTCGACCAGATCAATGAGGCCTTTGATCTGCTGCACGCGGGCAAGAGTATCCGCACCGTACTGCATTACTGA
- the fghA gene encoding S-formylglutathione hydrolase — MTQQKQAPVLLSETRSFGGWLKRYQHRSAVLDCDMIFAIYLPPQAEQGKVPVLWWLSGLTCNDENFMQKAGAQRVAAELGIAIVCPDTSPRGLDLPGEHDSYDFGSGAGFYVNATQAPWSSHYRMYDYVTEELPALVRAHCPVSEREAISGHSMGGHGALVLALRQPGRYASVSAFAPIVNPVDCPWGRKALAGYLGEDEAAWRAYDTCALVAAGHSRQPLLVDQGEADNFLVEQLLPERLEAVCAEHDHPLTLRRQPGYDHSYFFIATFIEDHLRYHARHLFA, encoded by the coding sequence ATGACTCAGCAGAAACAGGCGCCAGTGCTGTTGTCCGAAACGCGCAGTTTCGGTGGCTGGCTCAAGCGCTACCAGCACCGTTCGGCGGTGCTGGATTGCGACATGATTTTTGCCATCTATCTGCCGCCGCAGGCGGAGCAGGGCAAGGTGCCCGTGCTCTGGTGGTTGTCCGGCCTGACCTGCAACGATGAAAATTTCATGCAGAAGGCGGGCGCCCAGCGGGTAGCGGCCGAGCTGGGCATCGCCATCGTATGCCCGGACACCAGCCCGCGCGGGCTGGACTTGCCCGGCGAGCATGACAGCTATGATTTTGGTTCGGGTGCCGGGTTTTACGTCAACGCCACGCAGGCGCCCTGGTCGAGCCATTACCGCATGTACGATTACGTCACCGAAGAATTACCGGCGCTGGTGCGGGCGCATTGTCCGGTGAGCGAGCGCGAAGCGATCAGCGGGCATTCCATGGGCGGTCACGGGGCGCTGGTGCTGGCCCTGCGCCAGCCGGGCCGCTACGCCTCGGTGTCGGCGTTTGCGCCGATCGTGAATCCGGTGGATTGCCCCTGGGGCCGCAAGGCGCTGGCGGGCTACCTGGGCGAAGATGAAGCGGCATGGCGCGCCTACGACACCTGCGCGCTGGTGGCGGCGGGCCACTCTCGGCAGCCGTTGTTGGTGGATCAGGGTGAGGCGGACAACTTTCTTGTCGAGCAGTTGCTGCCAGAGCGGCTGGAGGCAGTGTGCGCCGAGCATGACCACCCGCTGACGCTACGCCGGCAGCCGGGTTATGACCACAGCTATTTTTTTATCGCCACGTTTATCGAAGACCACCTGCGTTACCACGCCCGCCATCTGTTCGCCTGA